A window of the Brassica napus cultivar Da-Ae chromosome A2, Da-Ae, whole genome shotgun sequence genome harbors these coding sequences:
- the LOC106454345 gene encoding SEC14 cytosolic factor-like — protein MGVVSEEAIDEFLELIDQVEEPLKKTFENVHQGYLREHLSRFLKARDWNVCKAKTMLVECLRWRVDNEIDSILSKPIVPSELYRGVRDSQLIGMSGYTREGLPVFAIGVGLSTFDKASVHYYVQSHIQINEYRDRVLLPSMSKKNGRPITTCVKVLDMTGLKLSALSQIKLVTIISTIDDLNYPEKTNTYYVVNAPYIFSACWKVVKPLLQERTRKKVHVLSGCGRDELLKSMDITSLPHFCRRGGSSGSSHHTEGVDCFSFDHPFHQQLYNYVKHHYETQGQAEPAKQGSFHVGFPEPEAEIAKTIESELHKFENCNGLCKPAYDRKGCP, from the exons ATGGGGGTAGTCTCAGAAGAAGCCATTGATGAATTCCTGGAGCTCATAGATCAAG TTGAGGAGCCATTGAAGAAAACATTTGAG AATGTCCATCAGGGATACCTGAGGGAGCATTTGAGTCGTTTTCTGAAAGCACGAGACTGGAACGTATGTAAAGCAAAAACAATG CTGGTTGAGTGTTTGCGTTGGAGGGTTGATAATGAAATTGACAGTATACTATCT AAACCCATTGTGCCTAGTGAGTTGTATAGGGGCGTACGGGACTCTCAGCTCATAGGAATGTCAGGCTACACCAGAGAG GGCTTGCCTGTCTTTGCTATTGGTGTTGGCCTCAGCACATTCGACAAAGCTTCT GTTCACTACTATGTCCAATCCCACATCCAAATCAATGAATACAGAGACCGTGTATTACTG CCTTCGATGTCTAAGAAGAACGGGCGGCCAATCACCACCTGCGTGAAGGTTTTAGACATGACAGGGTTAAAACTTTCAGCGTTGAGCCAAATTAAG TTAGTGACTATCATATCAACCATAGATGATCTGAACTACCCAGAGAAGACAAACACGTACTATGTTGTGAACGCTCCATATATATTTTCCGCCTGTTGGAAG GTTGTAAAACCTCTTTTACAagagaggacgaggaagaaggtTCATGTGTTATCTGGTTGCGGAAGGGATGAATTATTGAAG AGTATGGACATCACATCCCTCCCACATTTCTGTAGAAGAGGAGGAAGCTCTGGGTCGTCTCACCACACTGAGGGTGtagattgtttttcttttgatcaTCCCTTCCATCAACAGCTGTACAACTATGTGAAGCACCATTATGAGACACAGGGACAAGCAGAACCTGCAAAGCAAGGATCATTCCACGTTGGGTTTCCTGAGCCTGAAGCTGAGATAGCCAAAACCATTGAATCGGAACTGCACAAGTTTGAGAACTGCAATGGTCTATGCAAGCCTGCTTATGACAGAAAAGGATGTCCTTGA